In one Leptospira mtsangambouensis genomic region, the following are encoded:
- a CDS encoding flagellar filament core protein flaB2 domain protein: MKLPKNPYQSSDSERETIIQKQIHTLRKEITDWVSRDSSLNQNKKEIILRTNTSAIFFEHFVLKRTEVSAIDSKLKFISLSSERLEKLYELQPTRTTFQKQTFMIRKAIVYLDTMHLIAQRLSSIAKSKDIGERKDLHLEVTTLIDEVDRIASLAEYNNFRLFEGDFAKNSRVASLWFINEKNGELFRVYLATMTARSLGLTSSNGNPMTLSSPVLFQKKMDEAISKITEERNRMQSVLN, from the coding sequence ATGAAATTGCCAAAGAACCCTTATCAATCTTCTGATTCAGAAAGAGAAACGATCATTCAAAAACAAATTCATACCCTTCGAAAAGAAATAACAGATTGGGTTTCTCGCGATTCATCTTTAAATCAAAACAAAAAAGAAATTATACTTCGAACCAATACGAGTGCGATTTTTTTTGAACATTTTGTTTTGAAACGAACAGAAGTAAGTGCCATCGATTCTAAGTTAAAGTTCATTTCTTTAAGCTCGGAAAGATTAGAAAAATTGTATGAACTCCAGCCAACACGAACTACCTTTCAGAAACAAACATTTATGATTCGGAAGGCAATCGTGTATTTGGATACTATGCATTTGATTGCACAAAGGTTGTCCTCCATTGCGAAATCAAAGGATATTGGCGAACGTAAAGATTTGCATTTAGAAGTAACCACATTGATTGATGAGGTCGACCGAATTGCTTCATTAGCTGAATACAATAATTTCCGTTTGTTTGAAGGCGACTTTGCAAAGAATTCGAGAGTGGCATCTTTGTGGTTCATCAACGAAAAAAATGGTGAACTCTTTCGGGTTTATCTTGCCACAATGACTGCTAGGTCTCTTGGATTGACTTCTTCTAATGGAAATCCAATGACGTTGTCGAGTCCTGTTTTGTTTCAAAAAAAAATGGATGAAGCCATCAGTAAAATCACCGAAGAACGAAACCGAATGCAATCTGTTCTTAATTGA
- a CDS encoding DUF4334 domain-containing protein, with translation MNTLEKKFNEMRSKKNNSTSDSFALFDALQPVSIEDTIGRWHGSGFHTAHTMDGALETFNWYGKEFVDADNVHPLVFQSFGKTLFKVNPSLMPVRLATLVPSTRLWPLKYLFLMVRFLFQTSKSKARVRQIEFRGQLTAAMIYDNLPIHDVFKKVNQDTLFGCMDYKGMKQPFFFVLERDK, from the coding sequence ATGAATACTCTTGAAAAAAAATTCAATGAAATGCGCAGTAAAAAGAACAATTCGACTAGTGATTCGTTTGCGTTATTTGATGCATTACAACCAGTTTCTATAGAAGATACAATTGGTCGGTGGCATGGGTCCGGTTTTCATACTGCTCATACAATGGATGGAGCTTTGGAGACTTTTAATTGGTACGGAAAAGAATTTGTTGATGCTGATAATGTTCATCCACTTGTATTTCAATCCTTTGGAAAAACCTTATTCAAAGTGAACCCATCGCTTATGCCCGTGAGACTAGCAACGCTAGTTCCATCAACTCGCTTATGGCCTTTGAAATATTTGTTTTTAATGGTTCGTTTTTTATTTCAAACCTCAAAATCAAAGGCACGCGTCAGGCAAATTGAGTTTCGCGGACAACTTACAGCTGCAATGATCTATGATAATTTACCAATTCATGATGTATTTAAAAAGGTAAATCAGGATACTTTGTTTGGTTGTATGGATTATAAAGGAATGAAACAACCTTTCTTTTTTGTATTAGAAAGAGATAAATAA
- a CDS encoding methyl-accepting chemotaxis protein — MHSKLKTYFLLSFLAFGLLLLFSFAIVLQIQNALPQNLTTTIGTLLTVLLILSIIFGFFLSSWFEKIFGKLEMAFKEVGLGNLQTRLIFKKNDLLAEFYLNFHRMLQAQEELIQHIKTSADTLSSDSQEMKLVTLDFASNLQSQSAATEEVSASIEEISGVAVSISNIAENNSQSMNNLTSEVDRLSIAIDQTGEHVEGTLDSIKNIIDRAEAGKNTLRTMNEAMDNLSQSSLEISKTVDVISKISEQVNMLALNASIEAARAGDAGRGFAVVAEEVSKLAERTASAVKGIDSLMKKNQNDVSLGRERIEKTTMEIQEIIGNIDSISEKITEVHSAVNTQKELKNKLLQEATFVKERSEEIKEAVIEHKTATNEVMASVSSISQSSFSNSESSDLLAEKITAIANTADKLISMVDLFKTNVVSDESSISERDESTHKLQFRSEIGSIYYVKEKDLLEVVWTPNFSEDKYIEILNEALNIIHKYNIRKWLADTRRMGLVTRTAQEWVNVNWFPKASNSSLRKMAVVVPNSALAAISIDDQTLKTGNVELKSVPSLESGIAWLNN; from the coding sequence ATGCATTCAAAACTTAAAACCTATTTCCTTCTTTCTTTTTTGGCTTTCGGATTGCTTTTGCTTTTCAGTTTCGCCATAGTTTTGCAGATTCAAAATGCATTACCTCAAAACCTAACAACGACAATTGGGACTTTATTGACGGTTCTACTAATCCTTAGTATAATCTTTGGATTCTTTTTAAGCTCTTGGTTTGAAAAGATTTTTGGAAAATTAGAAATGGCTTTTAAAGAGGTAGGGCTCGGAAACTTACAAACCCGACTTATCTTTAAGAAGAATGATTTACTTGCAGAATTCTATTTGAACTTTCATAGGATGTTACAAGCACAAGAAGAACTCATTCAACATATAAAAACTTCTGCTGATACATTATCTTCAGACTCTCAAGAAATGAAACTTGTCACTTTAGACTTTGCATCCAACTTACAATCCCAATCAGCAGCGACAGAAGAGGTATCAGCTTCTATAGAAGAAATTTCTGGAGTTGCTGTTTCCATCTCAAATATTGCAGAAAATAATTCACAAAGTATGAACAATCTGACTTCAGAGGTAGATCGACTTTCGATAGCCATTGATCAAACAGGGGAACATGTAGAAGGCACTCTTGATTCCATCAAAAATATTATTGATCGTGCTGAAGCAGGAAAAAATACACTTCGAACAATGAACGAAGCTATGGACAATTTGTCCCAAAGTTCACTTGAAATTTCAAAAACAGTCGATGTCATTTCGAAAATCAGCGAACAAGTCAATATGCTTGCACTCAATGCATCAATTGAAGCTGCGCGTGCTGGCGATGCAGGTAGAGGATTTGCTGTTGTTGCCGAAGAAGTTTCAAAACTTGCAGAAAGAACTGCAAGTGCTGTGAAAGGTATCGACTCTCTGATGAAGAAGAATCAAAATGATGTTTCTTTAGGAAGAGAAAGAATTGAAAAAACAACAATGGAAATCCAAGAAATTATTGGAAACATTGATTCTATCTCAGAAAAAATTACAGAGGTTCACTCTGCAGTAAATACACAGAAAGAATTAAAAAACAAACTTTTACAAGAAGCTACTTTCGTAAAAGAAAGATCGGAAGAAATTAAAGAAGCAGTTATTGAACACAAAACAGCCACTAATGAAGTGATGGCTTCGGTCTCGTCCATTAGTCAGTCTTCCTTTAGTAATTCGGAAAGTAGCGACTTACTTGCAGAAAAAATTACCGCCATTGCCAATACAGCTGATAAACTAATCTCTATGGTGGATCTTTTTAAAACCAATGTAGTTTCCGATGAATCATCGATTTCAGAAAGAGATGAATCCACACACAAACTTCAATTCCGTTCTGAAATCGGAAGTATTTATTATGTAAAAGAAAAAGATCTGTTAGAAGTTGTTTGGACACCAAATTTTAGCGAAGATAAATACATAGAGATTTTAAACGAAGCTTTGAATATTATACATAAATATAACATTCGCAAATGGCTAGCAGACACAAGAAGGATGGGCCTTGTCACTCGGACTGCGCAGGAATGGGTGAATGTCAATTGGTTCCCTAAAGCAAGTAATTCCAGCCTAAGAAAAATGGCTGTTGTTGTTCCCAACTCGGCATTGGCCGCCATTTCCATCGATGACCAAACTCTTAAAACAGGAAACGTTGAATTAAAATCTGTTCCTAGTTTGGAATCAGGAATTGCTTGGCTAAATAACTAA
- a CDS encoding DJ-1/PfpI family protein produces MGSSHLFGQTPTKKNLEKIQVKKTHQKPVIAIIGENQYTELTDFIIPYGVFKRAEIADVFAIAPNKGRMDMFPTLSIEITTSIADFDTLYPEGADLVIVPAIHNSHNKTIIHWIQNQNKQGATIVGICDGVWTLAHAGLLNDKQATGHWYSLPDLSKSFKDTIWTKNKRYLQDKNIITTAGVTASLPISLAIVESIVGFKKAKDIATELGVSHWDSFHNSDVFHFGWDEYSTAAKNLTFIWSHETIGIPIYQGIDEISVALVADAYSRTYKSKALAVTSTNQSILTKSGIQFVSETNEEDQKQMQLSKKITNEIKPIDHLKNTLLEIEYRYGSKTLRFVTTQLEYPTQ; encoded by the coding sequence ATGGGATCCTCCCATTTATTTGGGCAAACCCCAACAAAAAAAAACCTAGAGAAGATTCAGGTAAAAAAAACTCATCAAAAACCAGTCATTGCCATCATTGGCGAAAATCAATATACAGAACTAACTGATTTTATCATTCCCTATGGAGTATTCAAGCGGGCAGAAATAGCAGATGTATTTGCCATTGCACCTAACAAGGGTCGAATGGATATGTTCCCAACACTTTCTATTGAAATTACTACTTCTATAGCAGATTTTGATACTTTGTATCCCGAAGGTGCTGACCTTGTAATTGTTCCAGCCATACACAATTCTCACAATAAAACAATAATCCATTGGATTCAAAATCAGAATAAACAAGGTGCAACCATCGTTGGAATTTGTGACGGGGTTTGGACATTGGCCCATGCTGGTTTATTAAATGATAAACAAGCAACAGGACATTGGTATTCTTTACCTGACCTATCCAAATCATTCAAAGATACGATATGGACAAAAAATAAAAGATATCTACAAGACAAAAATATCATTACCACAGCAGGTGTGACCGCCTCCCTTCCCATTTCGTTAGCGATTGTTGAATCAATTGTTGGTTTCAAAAAAGCAAAAGACATTGCGACTGAATTAGGAGTTTCCCATTGGGACTCTTTCCACAACAGCGATGTTTTTCATTTTGGATGGGATGAGTATTCAACTGCCGCAAAAAACCTAACATTCATTTGGAGTCACGAAACCATCGGGATTCCTATCTACCAAGGGATCGATGAAATTTCGGTTGCTCTTGTTGCCGATGCGTATTCTCGCACTTACAAGTCCAAAGCCTTGGCTGTGACAAGTACCAATCAATCGATCTTAACAAAATCAGGAATCCAGTTCGTTTCTGAAACTAACGAAGAAGATCAAAAGCAAATGCAACTTAGTAAAAAAATTACAAACGAAATCAAACCGATCGACCACTTAAAAAATACATTGTTAGAGATTGAATATAGATATGGGAGTAAAACATTGCGGTTTGTCACAACACAATTGGAATATCCCACGCAGTAG